Within the Vibrio tasmaniensis genome, the region ACTGAGTACATATTTGATCAAGGGCTTGATTACACGGACTATCAGAATGAGCTCGACCAACAGGTTGTGTTGAGACGCTTACGCTAGTTTCTTATGTTAGCGACTTACATTGGTCACTAATATAAGTCGCTTGAAATTATATGCACCGAAGAAAGCTTTCTGAAGGAGTTTGTCTTTGAAAGATGTAGTCTTCGGTGCATATATTACCTATCTCTTTTGGTAGTTCAGGTTTAGTACTCAGTTATTAACACACTGGTTGCAAGCTTAAGTCTAAAACTCATACGCTACGCCAACGCCAACATTGTGTTTTCTTCACGAACAATTTCCTGAGCATACAGCAGCACTAAAATGTGTCGCAGAGTATCAGTGTCGTCTGCTAGAAAAGTAAGTCGAAAGTATTCAAAAATGATTCCTAACGTGCGGTATTTGGAGTTCGAAGTCAGGTCGGTATTTACAACGTAAAGGACTAGGCTTTTCACGGCTTACTGCGTAATAATGCATTCGCCCACAAGTGGGGGTTTATAGTCAGTAGGATTTTAAAATGAGTGAGATTGCTCGCTTTCTATCTGGTGAAGCGCCAGATAAATTTGGTCGTAATATAGAACAGTTGTTGGCTTACAATCATTTTTGGTTGGAGCATGATCATAAGTACATTCAAGTCTTTTTCCCAATCGATGAAGGGACTAAGTTTAATCAGCATGCGCCGTTGGTTACTCATGAAGACAGGACGCTTTTTGCTAATTCAGAAGAGCTCCGCACCGCTCATCTGCAAGTGCTTGATCTGATGCTTGAGTTTTGGGGTATGCAGCGGAAAGGGAGTGAAATATCTTCATCGTTGCCACTTAGCCCCGCGAATCACTTATGGCTAAAGAATCATGACCATAACCAGCTAAGGCTAACGCGAGCAATTCGTAGTTTGTACTTGTTAGGCAATGAAGAGGTCGCTACTCGATTATGTGACTTTTTGGTATCAGCGGCGAGCGAGACAGGCTCTGTGTCGGAGAAAACCGTTCAGTATTGGCGTAATGCGTTAAAGGAGCCGGTACGAGTCTAGACATGCCAACAAATCAACCCAAAAAGATTCATTACATGTGGCATTGTGACTACGTGTTAAATTTGATCGTTATGTTCTGAGTTATTACGGCAATATGTGTTCTATGTGCCGAAAACTTCACGGTGCAGTTTCTATCTTTATTGAAAAATGCCTTAAAGTAGGGGTTAGCTTCTGTTTAGATGATCTTCATGTACAAGGAATGTTATGAAAATTTTTAGAACTTTTTTATGTCTTGCTTTAAGTGTCCCTTCTTTTGCTTCTATAGCGAACTCTGAGCAATTAGTTGGGGCATGGAAGTGTAGTACCGCATTACCAATATCTTGGCTTGATGCCTTAAGTATCTATTCACCGGATGGCAGTTTCACTGGTGTAGCAAACTCTATAACAGAAACTAAAGTTCATGAGGGAAACGTGAACTTTGATTTGTTTCTCGTAGGGTCTTGGGCGCTAAACGGCAAAGAGCTGATTACCAATATTACCAATGTTCAAATCGTCCCTAAGAACCCCCAGACAGAAAAAGAGATCGAAACATTAAAGCAAGCAATTAACCAACCCTCACTATTATATTCAGTGCAAGAAGTGCTGCTCCTGACCAATGTTAAATTGAGAACGAGGAACGATACCGGCGCTACAGATAATTGTGTTCGAGCTATCTCTGCATCAGAATTGAGAACAAAAAGTGAATAGCAGGCCGAAAATAGTTGGTGGGATATCTATGAGTATGAGTATGAGTATGAGTATGTGCTTTAGTTTAAAAGTATGGATGGACGATTGAATGGGTATTGTGATTTTTATCGCTACAGTGATTTTAGTTAAATCAATTGAAGCAAAGTTTGGGTACACATATAACATCTTTTCAGATCCACTTGATATCAAGCTAGCCGTTCTCGATGTTGTCTTGTGGGTTTCAGTCTACTTTGGTTTATCTCTTGTTTATGAAAAGGGCAAAGGCATCCTGACTAAAATGGGTAAAGTTAAGAACCCTTCTTGATGGGGAAAATTGAACGCTATTAAGCGTAACCGGAATATTGTTAGTGATTTGAACTAAGATCAAGAGACGGTTTGGAAAAGGAATAGTTATGAATGGAAAAATTGTTCGATGGGTTGATGATAGGGGTTTTGGATTCATCAACTCAGATGAATTAAAGGGCGATGTTTTTGTTCATATATCCAAGTTTCGAAAGGGTTATCGTTCTCCAAAGGTTGGAGATAAAGTTGAATTTCAACTATCACATAGTACTTCTAAACTGAGCGCTTCGAGTGCACAGTTAGTTGGTATCGATCCACTTAAATCCAATCCGTTATCACTTATTTTGTCTGCATTTATCGTTGGTCTTATAGGAGCAGCTTTGTATCTTTTTTTGTTAGAGCCAAAGTTAAATCCGGCATATGAGAGTATGGGTTTTAGCTGCCAAGGAAAAATGTACTGCAGTGAGATGTTATCTTGTGATGAAGCAAAGTTTTATTTAGATAACTGTTCTGATGTGAAAATAGACGGTGATCGTGATGGTACCCCTTGTGAAAGCCAGCACTGCAGTCGCTGGTAAGCAAGTGCGTATAAAGATCATGTACTCATATAGAAAAAAGCCTAAGCATCAATAGGATACTTAGGCTTCAAAAGTTCGCTTTTAGTTTAAACCGTTACTCTGAAAGCTCTTTACGAACGATCTCTGCGCCGGCACTTAGCGCAAGGAGCTTCGCTGAGGCAATTTCGCGAGGAAGGGGCGCCATGCCACAGTTGGTGCACGGGTAGAGCTTATCGGCATCAACATACTTCAGTGTTTCTCGTAGAGTGTCGGCAACTTCTTCTGGCGTTTCAATCGCATTGGTTGCAACATCAATAGCACCGACCATCACTTTCTTACCTCGAACAAGCTCAAGCAGT harbors:
- a CDS encoding cold shock domain-containing protein, encoding MNGKIVRWVDDRGFGFINSDELKGDVFVHISKFRKGYRSPKVGDKVEFQLSHSTSKLSASSAQLVGIDPLKSNPLSLILSAFIVGLIGAALYLFLLEPKLNPAYESMGFSCQGKMYCSEMLSCDEAKFYLDNCSDVKIDGDRDGTPCESQHCSRW
- a CDS encoding opioid growth factor receptor-related protein; the protein is MSEIARFLSGEAPDKFGRNIEQLLAYNHFWLEHDHKYIQVFFPIDEGTKFNQHAPLVTHEDRTLFANSEELRTAHLQVLDLMLEFWGMQRKGSEISSSLPLSPANHLWLKNHDHNQLRLTRAIRSLYLLGNEEVATRLCDFLVSAASETGSVSEKTVQYWRNALKEPVRV